A window from Opitutia bacterium ISCC 52 encodes these proteins:
- the metA gene encoding homoserine O-succinyltransferase — MPIRIPNNLPAKQRLEQENIFVMPENRAVQQDIRALEVVVLNLMPNKIDTETQLMRLLGNTPLQINITLLTTASYESKNTSKEHLLNFYHTWDQIKHRKFDGLIVTGAPIEQMPWEEVAYWKELTRILEWSETHVWSCFFICWGAQAALHHFYGIEKYDLPEKKFGVFNHKRIKKDSILLRGFDEEFMVPVSRHTEVRKEEVEAVSDLDVLSESYESGLYIVRDKSTRRLYVFNHSEYEADSLKKEYDRDVAKNVPIEVPKNYYPDDDPTQTPVLCWRAHSNLLYNNWLNYYVYQSTPFDLDEID; from the coding sequence ATGCCTATAAGAATCCCCAACAACCTGCCCGCCAAACAACGTTTAGAGCAGGAAAATATTTTTGTAATGCCCGAAAATCGGGCTGTTCAGCAGGACATCCGTGCCCTGGAGGTCGTGGTGTTGAATCTAATGCCGAACAAGATCGATACAGAAACGCAACTCATGCGCTTACTGGGCAATACTCCCTTACAGATAAACATTACCCTGCTGACAACGGCTTCTTATGAATCGAAGAATACCAGCAAGGAACATCTTCTTAATTTCTATCACACCTGGGATCAAATAAAGCACCGCAAATTTGACGGCCTGATCGTAACAGGGGCTCCCATTGAGCAAATGCCCTGGGAGGAAGTTGCCTACTGGAAAGAACTTACACGTATTTTAGAATGGAGTGAAACCCATGTGTGGTCCTGCTTTTTCATATGCTGGGGGGCCCAAGCAGCTCTTCATCATTTTTATGGGATAGAAAAGTATGACCTTCCTGAGAAAAAGTTTGGAGTATTTAACCACAAACGCATCAAGAAGGACTCTATCCTACTTAGGGGATTCGACGAAGAATTCATGGTTCCAGTCAGCCGACACACAGAAGTCCGCAAGGAAGAAGTTGAAGCAGTTTCCGACTTAGATGTGCTCTCAGAATCATATGAATCAGGATTATACATAGTCCGAGATAAATCAACGCGTCGCCTTTACGTATTCAATCACTCCGAGTATGAGGCAGATTCACTGAAGAAGGAGTATGACAGGGACGTAGCAAAGAATGTCCCCATCGAAGTTCCCAAAAACTACTACCCTGACGATGATCCGACGCAAACTCCAGTACTCTGCTGGAGAGCACACTCCAATTTGCTTTATAATAATTGGCTTAATTATTACGTCTATCAGTCGACGCCCTTTGACCTTGATGAAATAGATTAA
- a CDS encoding energy transducer TonB → MNSKKLTLAILGAFMLLSQVFLNAASVDIAPRPIKTPNPTFFGQIITSDAYVNLAIEIDAKGNVSNAIVRNSSHPDLEKPTLRAVRKWEFEPAFRNGKPVSCKIIQPLTFGSYHLTAIDTKAVPLYSPKPALAKKLQEVEGEVGVAVSVDSAGFVTRVKVLYSSDQRLNLPVLKAIRQWQYEPARRKGRSIASKQIQPFTFGKNTKYKDNQVINAAARSISVNPMRPESVELAQVDSDQD, encoded by the coding sequence ATGAACTCTAAAAAGCTTACCTTAGCCATTCTCGGCGCATTCATGCTTCTCAGTCAGGTTTTCCTGAATGCAGCATCAGTCGATATTGCTCCTCGCCCTATTAAAACGCCGAATCCTACTTTCTTTGGTCAGATCATCACTTCAGATGCTTATGTCAACCTTGCCATTGAGATCGATGCCAAGGGTAATGTCAGTAACGCCATTGTAAGAAACTCTTCTCATCCAGATCTTGAAAAACCGACCTTGAGAGCGGTACGCAAATGGGAGTTCGAACCAGCCTTCAGGAATGGAAAGCCTGTATCTTGCAAAATCATTCAGCCTTTGACTTTTGGTTCATACCATCTGACCGCCATCGATACTAAGGCAGTTCCATTATACAGCCCCAAGCCAGCACTGGCAAAAAAGCTACAGGAAGTAGAAGGTGAAGTTGGCGTGGCCGTCTCCGTTGACTCAGCAGGTTTTGTGACACGCGTAAAAGTGCTTTATTCAAGCGATCAAAGACTAAACCTGCCAGTTCTAAAGGCCATTCGCCAGTGGCAATACGAGCCAGCAAGACGCAAAGGTCGCTCTATTGCATCCAAGCAGATACAGCCCTTCACATTTGGTAAAAACACCAAATATAAGGACAACCAAGTGATAAATGCAGCTGCCAGATCTATTTCGGTTAATCCGATGAGGCCCGAATCAGTTGAATTAGCCCAGGTTGATTCCGATCAGGACTAA
- a CDS encoding SelT/SelW/SelH family protein, which translates to MEYKIRILYCSQCRFVLRATWLSQEILFTFGQDLKEVSLEPGSGGAFVVSLNNEVIFDRSEEGRFPESKELKQLIRDRIAPGRDLGHSDRP; encoded by the coding sequence ATGGAATACAAGATTCGCATCCTCTATTGCAGTCAGTGCCGGTTCGTTCTTCGAGCGACTTGGTTGAGTCAGGAAATACTTTTCACTTTTGGGCAGGATTTGAAGGAAGTCTCTCTTGAGCCTGGAAGTGGGGGAGCATTTGTTGTCAGTTTGAACAACGAAGTCATTTTTGATAGATCCGAAGAGGGACGTTTCCCTGAATCCAAAGAGCTCAAGCAGTTAATTCGTGATCGGATTGCTCCAGGAAGAGATTTAGGGCACAGCGATCGGCCTTAA